The following proteins are encoded in a genomic region of Xanthomonas cassavae CFBP 4642:
- a CDS encoding AMP-binding protein produces the protein MTMPTDSISFHARLTPRRLAARDLLLERAWTYAELDDLIGRLSALLQTRGCVDGERLAVIARNSVWQVALHFACARVGAIYVPLNWRLSASELDALLQRAEPHLLLGDDVAAGRAQMETVSAFIDSARALAPAETPRIPPERVSLILFTSGTSGQPKGVMLSEQNLQQVAHNFGVTTRVDAESSFLCEAPMFHIIGLATNVRPALAVGGSIQVSSGFEPRRTLGWLGNPSLGITHYVGVPQMMQAFRTQPGFDPATLRHLTALVSGGTPHASDDLLGWLEDGIPMVCGFGMSEAGTVFGMSVDCEVIRSKLGAAGIASPAVQTRIVDGGGNDCLPGMPGELLLRGPNLSPGYWRDPQATAEMRDTQGWFRTGDIVKRDADGFFWVVDRKKDMFISGGENVYPAEIEAVLVDHPQIRECAVVGMTDPQWGEVGYLAIVPADKAPDLEQIRSYLIERLAKYKVPKHLRVVEALPRTATGKLQKARLKDALARDA, from the coding sequence ATGACCATGCCGACCGACTCGATCTCGTTCCATGCACGCCTCACGCCACGACGGCTCGCCGCCCGCGACCTGTTGCTGGAGCGGGCGTGGACGTATGCCGAACTGGACGACCTGATCGGCCGCCTGTCCGCCTTGCTGCAGACACGCGGCTGCGTCGACGGCGAACGGCTCGCGGTCATTGCGCGCAACTCGGTCTGGCAGGTGGCACTGCACTTCGCCTGTGCACGGGTAGGCGCGATCTATGTTCCGCTCAACTGGCGGCTGAGCGCCAGCGAGCTGGACGCCCTGCTGCAACGTGCAGAACCACACCTGCTGCTGGGCGACGACGTCGCCGCCGGACGCGCGCAGATGGAGACAGTGTCCGCCTTCATCGACAGCGCCCGCGCGCTCGCGCCTGCCGAGACGCCGCGTATTCCGCCCGAACGCGTCAGTCTGATCCTGTTTACCTCGGGCACCTCCGGCCAGCCGAAGGGCGTGATGCTGAGCGAACAGAACCTGCAGCAGGTAGCGCACAATTTCGGCGTCACCACGCGCGTGGACGCGGAAAGTAGTTTTTTGTGCGAGGCGCCGATGTTCCACATCATTGGTCTGGCCACCAATGTGCGCCCGGCGCTCGCGGTAGGCGGCTCGATCCAGGTTTCCAGCGGCTTCGAGCCCAGACGCACCCTGGGCTGGCTAGGCAATCCCTCGCTGGGCATCACCCACTATGTCGGCGTGCCGCAGATGATGCAGGCGTTCCGCACCCAGCCCGGCTTCGATCCTGCCACGTTGCGTCACCTCACCGCGCTGGTCAGCGGTGGCACGCCCCATGCCAGCGACGATCTGCTGGGCTGGCTGGAAGATGGCATCCCGATGGTCTGCGGCTTCGGCATGAGCGAAGCCGGCACGGTGTTCGGCATGTCGGTGGACTGCGAGGTGATCCGCAGCAAACTCGGTGCAGCGGGCATTGCATCGCCGGCGGTGCAAACGCGGATCGTGGATGGCGGCGGCAACGATTGTCTGCCAGGCATGCCGGGCGAGCTGTTGCTGCGCGGCCCCAATCTCAGCCCCGGTTATTGGCGCGACCCGCAGGCGACCGCCGAGATGCGCGATACGCAAGGCTGGTTCCGCACCGGCGATATCGTCAAGCGCGATGCCGATGGCTTCTTCTGGGTCGTCGACCGCAAGAAGGACATGTTCATTTCCGGCGGCGAGAATGTGTACCCCGCCGAGATCGAAGCGGTACTGGTCGATCACCCGCAGATCCGCGAATGCGCCGTGGTCGGCATGACCGACCCGCAATGGGGAGAGGTGGGCTACCTGGCGATCGTGCCGGCCGATAAGGCACCGGATCTTGAGCAGATTCG
- a CDS encoding aldehyde dehydrogenase — translation MEALSATLRGIAARGPNGLFIDGRWRASNGDRVVDVIAPHTEERLLRYTEPSPADVEAAVAAVAAAHHAFDSGPWPQLSPAERGAVLKRIAEQLRARLPELAEAWTGQVGATIGFSRRASQQAPGLFDYYGDLIASHPFVESRARANGGLVHVVQEPVGVVAAITPWNAPLVLLCYKVAAALAAGCTVVAKPSPETPIDAYILAECISAAGVPDGVFNLLPGGRDVGEQLIRHPLVDKVSFTGSTQAGRQIGVACAQRLARCGLELGGKSAAIVLEDADLAKVLPSLVPYSMPITGQVCFSLTRVLVPVQRRDEILQAYCAALGALKLGDPFAADTGVGPLALGRQLERVQSYIAKGSAEGARLVVGGGRPAHLPRGFFIEPTVFADVTPDMTIAREEIFGPVVSFIDYHDEADLLAKANASDYGLHGTVYGEDIDRPYRIARRVRSGSHSINGMWVDIDMPFGGFKHSGIGREGGVEGLHAFLETKTVYLS, via the coding sequence ATGGAAGCCTTATCCGCTACGCTGCGCGGGATTGCCGCACGTGGACCCAATGGCCTGTTCATCGATGGCCGGTGGCGCGCCAGCAACGGTGATCGCGTTGTCGATGTGATCGCCCCACATACCGAAGAGCGCCTGCTGCGCTACACCGAGCCGTCGCCAGCAGATGTCGAGGCTGCCGTGGCTGCCGTGGCTGCCGCGCATCATGCCTTCGATAGCGGCCCCTGGCCGCAGCTGTCGCCTGCCGAGCGCGGAGCCGTGCTCAAACGCATCGCCGAGCAGCTGCGCGCACGCCTGCCGGAGCTGGCCGAGGCCTGGACCGGCCAGGTCGGCGCCACCATCGGTTTCAGTCGTCGCGCCTCGCAGCAGGCCCCAGGCCTGTTCGACTACTACGGCGATCTGATCGCCAGCCACCCGTTCGTCGAATCGCGTGCACGCGCCAACGGCGGTCTGGTGCATGTGGTGCAGGAGCCGGTGGGCGTGGTTGCGGCGATCACCCCCTGGAATGCACCGCTGGTGCTGCTGTGCTACAAGGTTGCCGCAGCGCTGGCCGCCGGCTGCACGGTGGTGGCCAAGCCCTCGCCGGAAACGCCGATCGATGCCTATATCCTGGCCGAGTGCATCAGTGCCGCAGGCGTACCCGATGGCGTGTTCAACCTGCTGCCGGGCGGTCGCGACGTCGGCGAACAGCTGATCCGTCACCCGCTGGTGGACAAGGTCAGCTTTACCGGGTCCACCCAGGCAGGACGGCAGATCGGCGTTGCCTGCGCGCAGCGCCTGGCGCGGTGTGGCCTGGAACTGGGCGGCAAGTCGGCTGCCATCGTGCTCGAGGACGCCGATCTCGCCAAGGTGTTGCCCAGCCTGGTGCCCTACTCGATGCCGATCACCGGCCAGGTGTGTTTTTCGCTGACCCGTGTATTGGTGCCGGTGCAGCGCCGCGACGAGATCCTGCAAGCGTATTGCGCGGCCCTGGGAGCGCTCAAACTCGGCGATCCGTTCGCTGCCGACACCGGCGTGGGGCCGCTGGCATTGGGCAGGCAACTGGAGCGCGTGCAGTCCTATATCGCCAAGGGCAGCGCCGAAGGCGCACGCCTGGTCGTGGGCGGCGGCCGTCCGGCGCACCTGCCACGTGGCTTCTTCATCGAACCGACGGTATTTGCCGACGTCACACCGGACATGACCATCGCCCGCGAAGAAATCTTCGGCCCGGTGGTGAGCTTCATCGACTATCACGATGAAGCCGACCTGCTCGCCAAGGCCAATGCCAGCGACTACGGCCTACATGGCACCGTCTATGGCGAAGATATCGACCGCCCGTATCGCATTGCGCGTCGCGTACGCAGCGGCAGCCATTCGATCAACGGCATGTGGGTGGATATCGACATGCCGTTCGGCGGATTCAAGCACTCGGGAATCGGCCGCGAAGGCGGCGTCGAAGGGCTGCATGCGTTTCTCGAAACCAAGACCGTCTATCTCAGCTAG
- a CDS encoding p-hydroxycinnamoyl CoA hydratase/lyase, producing the protein MNEHDVVSVRIENRIAWVKFARPDKRNAMSPALNRRMMDVLDELEFDDNVGVLVLGGEGTAWSAGMDLKEYFRETEAQGLRGVRRSQRESYGWFRRLRWYQKPTIAMVNGWCFGGGFGPLFACDLAIAADEAQFGLSEINWGILPGGGVTKVAVELLSMRDAMWMTLTGEIVDGKKAAQWRLVNESVPLERLETRTREVAELLLRKNPVALKYAKDAVRRVSTMTYDEAEDYLVRMQEAANSFDNNARKEGIRQFINEKSYKPGLGEYDLTKHSA; encoded by the coding sequence TTGAACGAGCATGACGTGGTATCGGTTCGCATCGAAAACCGCATCGCCTGGGTGAAGTTCGCACGCCCCGACAAGCGCAATGCAATGAGCCCGGCGCTCAACCGCCGCATGATGGACGTGCTGGACGAACTGGAATTCGATGACAACGTGGGCGTGCTGGTGCTGGGTGGCGAAGGCACGGCGTGGTCGGCCGGCATGGACCTGAAGGAGTACTTCCGCGAGACAGAAGCGCAGGGCCTGCGTGGCGTGCGCCGCTCGCAGCGCGAATCCTACGGCTGGTTCCGTCGCCTGCGCTGGTATCAGAAACCCACCATCGCGATGGTCAACGGCTGGTGTTTCGGTGGCGGATTCGGGCCGTTGTTCGCCTGCGACCTGGCCATTGCCGCCGATGAGGCGCAGTTTGGCCTGTCGGAGATCAACTGGGGCATCCTGCCTGGCGGTGGCGTGACCAAGGTGGCGGTGGAATTGCTGTCCATGCGCGATGCGATGTGGATGACGCTGACCGGCGAAATAGTCGACGGCAAGAAGGCCGCTCAATGGCGTCTGGTCAACGAAAGCGTGCCGCTGGAGCGACTGGAAACACGCACCCGCGAAGTGGCCGAGCTGCTCCTGCGCAAGAATCCAGTGGCGCTGAAGTACGCCAAGGATGCCGTGCGCCGCGTGAGCACCATGACCTACGACGAGGCCGAGGATTACCTGGTGCGTATGCAGGAAGCGGCCAATTCTTTCGACAACAACGCGCGCAAGGAAGGCATCCGTCAATTCATCAACGAGAAAAGCTACAAGCCCGGCCTGGGCGAATACGACCTGACCAAACACAGCGCCTGA
- a CDS encoding MarR family winged helix-turn-helix transcriptional regulator — translation MSARLALAADLGYQLQLATLASSHAARQELAELHLTPARVTALIHIRDQPGCDQTELGNRLLVNRAAGMKIANALAEQGLIERLAGRDRRSKGLYLTPLGERTLATAQGCLARAVARACTGLQASEQQTLLRLLCKLNASATLERANVPDAALAEEL, via the coding sequence ATGAGCGCTCGCCTGGCCCTTGCCGCAGACCTTGGCTATCAATTGCAACTGGCGACCCTGGCATCCAGCCATGCCGCGCGCCAGGAACTTGCCGAACTGCATCTGACCCCGGCGCGCGTCACCGCCTTGATCCACATCCGCGACCAGCCCGGCTGCGACCAGACCGAACTGGGCAACCGCCTGCTGGTCAATCGCGCTGCCGGCATGAAGATCGCCAACGCACTGGCCGAGCAAGGCCTGATCGAGCGCCTGGCCGGCCGCGACCGACGCAGCAAGGGTTTGTACCTCACCCCGCTTGGCGAGCGCACGCTCGCCACCGCCCAGGGCTGTCTGGCGCGGGCGGTCGCGCGCGCCTGCACCGGCCTGCAGGCCAGCGAGCAGCAGACCTTGCTGCGCCTGCTCTGCAAGTTGAACGCCAGCGCCACGTTGGAACGGGCAAACGTACCGGACGCCGCGCTCGCCGAAGAACTGTGA
- a CDS encoding SMP-30/gluconolactonase/LRE family protein yields the protein MTAVTRLRFLPLALLLSSSLAIAADTPFVARDLIGDGAFTHNAEGPAFGPDGALYAVNLGKDGTIARIALHADGRAKADVFVTLPAGSTGNGIRFRDGVMYVADYTGHALLRVDLQTRAVSTFASLPEADGPNDLALAPDGSFYASDPNWKDNSGRLWHISRTGVVRLLEAGMTTPNGLDVSPDGKHLYVNESMSRKVWVYDRQDDGSLRNKRLLISFPDFGMDGMRCDADGNLYIARYDAGQIAVVSPAGKLLRTIALKGRKASNVAFGGTDGKQVVVTLQDRGAVETFRSDRPGRETGR from the coding sequence ATGACCGCCGTCACCCGCCTTCGTTTCCTGCCGCTGGCCTTGCTGTTGTCCAGTTCGCTCGCCATCGCTGCCGACACGCCATTCGTCGCGCGCGACCTGATCGGCGATGGCGCCTTCACCCACAATGCCGAAGGTCCCGCCTTCGGTCCGGATGGCGCGCTCTATGCCGTCAACCTGGGCAAGGACGGCACCATCGCACGCATCGCGCTGCACGCCGATGGCAGGGCGAAGGCCGACGTCTTCGTGACCCTGCCGGCGGGCAGCACCGGCAATGGCATCCGCTTCCGCGACGGGGTGATGTACGTGGCCGACTACACCGGTCACGCATTACTGCGGGTGGATCTGCAGACGCGCGCGGTCAGTACCTTCGCTTCGCTGCCCGAGGCCGATGGCCCCAACGATCTGGCGCTTGCGCCCGATGGCAGTTTCTACGCCAGCGATCCGAACTGGAAGGACAACAGCGGGCGCCTGTGGCACATCAGCCGCACCGGCGTGGTGCGTTTGCTGGAAGCCGGCATGACCACACCCAACGGGCTGGATGTCAGCCCCGACGGCAAGCATCTGTACGTCAATGAAAGCATGTCGCGCAAGGTGTGGGTCTACGACCGCCAGGACGACGGCAGCCTGCGCAACAAGCGCCTGCTGATCAGCTTCCCGGACTTCGGCATGGATGGCATGCGTTGCGATGCCGACGGCAATCTCTACATCGCCCGTTACGACGCCGGGCAGATCGCCGTGGTGTCGCCGGCCGGCAAGTTGCTGCGCACCATCGCGCTGAAAGGCCGCAAGGCCAGCAACGTCGCCTTCGGCGGCACCGATGGCAAGCAGGTGGTGGTGACGTTGCAGGATCGTGGCGCAGTTGAAACGTTCAGATCCGATCGCCCGGGGCGCGAAACCGGACGCTGA